A single genomic interval of Stieleria maiorica harbors:
- a CDS encoding SDR family oxidoreductase, whose translation MSRLKTVYDCDAPVALVTGSGAPRVGREIAMELARSGCRIALHANTSVAEAEQAAKLLSQRYRCESIVTQGSLEKDDVPQRLVDETVAAFGRLDILVNSAAIWSPTPIEQVTAAEMRRYFDINTVAVFLGARAAAAVMADQATGGSIVNLGDWATARPYLDHAAYFPSKGAIDVMTRSLAVEFATRNAAIRVNCVKPGPVLLADEVPDRQRLKLCTSTLTGGIGTAEHVAHAVRFLCENTFVNGVCLPVDGGRSIYSPDGLQVGENTG comes from the coding sequence ATGAGTCGATTGAAAACCGTCTACGATTGTGACGCCCCGGTCGCGCTGGTGACCGGCAGCGGTGCCCCACGCGTCGGCCGCGAAATCGCAATGGAACTGGCCCGCAGCGGATGTCGCATCGCCTTGCATGCCAACACCAGTGTGGCCGAAGCGGAACAGGCGGCGAAACTGTTATCGCAACGGTACCGGTGCGAATCGATCGTCACGCAAGGTTCGCTGGAAAAGGATGACGTGCCGCAGCGTCTGGTCGACGAAACCGTCGCCGCGTTCGGCCGCTTGGACATCCTGGTCAATAGCGCCGCAATCTGGTCGCCGACACCGATCGAGCAAGTCACCGCCGCGGAGATGCGTCGATACTTTGACATCAACACCGTCGCCGTGTTTCTGGGCGCCCGCGCCGCCGCGGCGGTAATGGCCGACCAAGCCACCGGCGGATCGATCGTCAACCTGGGCGATTGGGCGACCGCGCGTCCCTACCTGGATCACGCCGCTTACTTCCCCAGCAAAGGTGCGATCGACGTGATGACCCGTTCGCTGGCCGTCGAGTTCGCCACACGCAACGCCGCGATTCGCGTCAATTGTGTCAAACCCGGCCCAGTGCTGTTGGCCGATGAAGTCCCCGACCGACAACGATTGAAACTTTGTACCAGCACCTTGACCGGCGGCATCGGGACCGCCGAGCATGTGGCCCATGCCGTCCGCTTTTTGTGCGAAAACACCTTTGTCAACGGCGTCTGTTTGCCGGTCGATGGCGGCCGATCGATCTACTCACCCGACGGGTTGCAGGTCGGTGAGAACACCGGTTAA